A region of Pristis pectinata isolate sPriPec2 chromosome 24, sPriPec2.1.pri, whole genome shotgun sequence DNA encodes the following proteins:
- the pex11g gene encoding peroxisomal membrane protein 11C, with translation MEVLASALESYRGRDRLVRVVCYSSRLLGGLQLASRNGRPELDRRLLRLSQELSNCRATLRLFDDLSMFLYSREYGLGAAEEDTVVRWLSVVANIADQLYYPCEHLAWAADYKILGIYSNKWWTLSNVLWSLSLALGALRSLRVLQLLKRKLKRGQKGHLGTEELKELHKYQVRKQAEILNLISNLSDLTNAVHWMPPGFLWAGRFPEWLVGLMGTISSLISLHQMWCVSNASKDP, from the exons ATGGAGGTGCTGGCCAGCGCACTAGAGTCCTATCGGGGCCGGGATCGGTTAGTGCGTGTGGTTTGCTACAGCTCCCGGCTGCTGGGCGGCCTGCAGCTGGCGTCGAGGAATGGCCGCCCGGAACTGGACCGCCGGCTGCTGCGCCTGTCGCAGGAGCTCAGCAACTGCAGGGCAACGCTGCGGCTGTTCGACGACCTCTCTATGTTCCTGTACTCGCGGGAGTACGGCCTGGGCGCCGCG GAGGAAGATACTGTTGTTCGCTGGCTGTCCGTAGTTGCAAACATTGCAGATCAGCTCTACTACCCCTGTGAGCACCTGGCTTGGGCTGCAGATTACAAAATCCTCGGCATCTACTCCAACAAGTGGTGGACACTTAGTAATGTGCTCTGGAGTCTGTCGCTGGCGCTGGGAGCTCTACG ATCTTTAAGAGTTCTGCAGCTGCTAAAGAGAAAACTGAAGAGAGGTCAAAAGGGCCACCTTGGAACAga AGAACTGAAGGAGCTGCACAAGTACCAGGTTCGGAAGCAAGCAGAAATCCTCAACCTCATCAGCAACCTGAGTGACTTGACCAATGCTGTGCATTGGATGCCACCTGGCTTCCTGTGGGCAGGGCGCTTCCCGGAATGGCTGGTTGGACTAATGGGCACAATCTCTTCCCTGATTAGTCTCCATCAGATGTGGTGTGTGAGCAATGCCAGTAAGGACCCATGA